In Candidatus Methylomirabilota bacterium, a single window of DNA contains:
- a CDS encoding tetratricopeptide repeat protein — translation MACILGALILLLAATTPAPATDDPPLRPPPAAPSAESRYNDGLSLARASDWRGAEQAHLEAIRLKAAFSEAWNGLGHVLRKQNRYDESVRAYREALLAEAIRKASAPR, via the coding sequence ATGGCGTGTATCCTCGGCGCGCTGATCCTGCTCCTCGCCGCCACCACCCCGGCGCCCGCCACCGATGACCCGCCGCTGAGGCCCCCGCCCGCGGCCCCGTCGGCCGAGTCCCGCTACAACGACGGCCTCTCGCTGGCCAGGGCCAGCGACTGGCGCGGCGCGGAACAGGCGCATCTCGAAGCGATCCGACTCAAGGCCGCGTTCTCGGAGGCGTGGAACGGCCTCGGCCACGTGCTCCGCAAGCAGAACCGCTACGACGAGTCGGTCCGCGCCTACCGGGAGGCGTTGCTGGCCGAGGCGATCCGAAAGGCGTCGGCGCCGCGCTGA
- a CDS encoding response regulator, translating to MSTDGKRILLVEDDRFLRRACEASLRQRGFTVISAMDGEEGLRLARSETPDLILLDLLMPKLPGLEVLRALKADPATKPIPVLVLSNSSREQDVSEVINLGAVDYWVKANLSLKELGERVSRLLER from the coding sequence ATGTCAACAGATGGAAAGCGAATCCTGCTGGTCGAGGACGATCGGTTCCTTCGCCGGGCCTGTGAGGCGAGCCTGCGGCAGCGCGGGTTCACCGTCATCTCGGCCATGGACGGCGAGGAGGGGCTGCGGCTGGCCCGGTCGGAGACGCCGGACCTCATCCTCCTCGACCTGCTCATGCCGAAGCTGCCGGGCCTCGAGGTCCTGCGAGCGCTGAAGGCGGATCCGGCCACCAAGCCCATTCCCGTCCTGGTCCTGTCCAACTCGTCCCGCGAGCAGGACGTGTCCGAGGTCATCAACCTCGGCGCCGTCGATTACTGGGTCAAGGCCAATCTCTCCCTGAAGGAACTGGGCGAACGCGTTTCGCGACTGCTGGAGAGATAG
- a CDS encoding GAF domain-containing protein, translated as MGVTRRTLVGRRVKVGRGSILVVDDDQTLTSALGTFFGDAGYAVTVFPSGRAAIKALRAVRPWVVLLDPHLPDLDGLEVMRQAQRLPQAPDIVVATGSATPESTLVAAEMGAAAYLVKPFDLARLAELVGRLCDKRRRVRESDQRPVAREQQPDEIEVVLDIAKALGSTRELASVLKDIARRTAHVMGAERCSISVFKEGGILPVVSEFADGHVGPARPGKLEGLAGKDIGEAPALRLVIERRSPVTIDDVATSDLAPDSWRRVLKMKSVLLIPLLRSDEVIGILSLDTVTARRRFADRDIRLAATIASHLTLAIDNVEFFRRADEERRRLEVLYDISRRLAAVHDTDQILTLIVNEAERLLGVEAAGIRLLEGEDLVVRARTESAAAIMSRPRLKVGESLTGQVVAQGRPITVEDLVTDTRYDPAHKRGALALGFHGFLGVPLQVQGTVIGALNVYSRGRRRFTPDEISLLSACADQAAIAIENARLYDISRAQVSRMRRLAELSQLVTSSLDFQKVMDVVTQSVLDLLQADLVRLWVVDEAGGVLRMAAYKTRDAADMVEGGATPIPLGRGVLGWVVEHRSKRYSPNLAEEVLMVNRSWVIQHGYVAHLAVPLIVGDRAVGALSMMTKTARRFTPDEEELLETFAAKAATAIENARLHGETVRRSQQLDALLSAARAVMGGLDLQRVLERIIEEAARIARTPHVKVLLVDKAAGVLRVDAVSGAQLPSGYELPLDASYAGTVATTGEPLFVADVQDDPRNPIAQRDRELGICTFLGLPIRKGDEVLGVLAFNTTEPRTYGPEELTFLASFADQAAVAIDNARLYESLERRLGRVRTLSRLNQLVSSSLDMDEVLREITLAAAHLMEATLASFWVADETRRTLELLAFSDPMLGADLPVKRITFAEGALGWVATNRQTANIPDVAADHRVLSQDWWKKRGLHSYLAVPVIFEGSLYAVLALYGRRPFRIELDDRDLIDGFVAQAAVAIRNARLFAESERRRSIAEALADVGRALARSLDVAVISERIAESLRGLLRARSSAVYRLDAKSGDLVVMAGTGMLATMFEPNTVLPAGSVAHLAVAQRRPIATSDVLDDPQLAITADARARLKPDAHRSALAVPLLVHETVIGALGIGDVEGRLFDDEELRLTQAFADQAAIALENARLYEEAHAQRKQLTQIFDSTTDGIMFVRPDGRIEAANRRAAELLGIEDDAVVGADLIGLLVRQAAAAEADDLFAASLRSLFNDVGGGEGDLTIAALTRVLHWVAKPTRDAAGDVVGLTLTLQDVTKEREVSQMKSDFVSFVTHQLRTPLSGIKWMLELAGQQEHIPADTLTYIEDAHGASERLITLVNDLLDISRLERGRLDVHPRPTDLAALTGEVLAEVRPLAQDKGHRVSVSAPADLPPVLADPRLMRQVILNLASNAIKYTRPGGELAVRMSREVSSVLWAIQDNGIGIPKEAHRRLFEKFYRADNVYTIETEGTGLGLYLVRLIVERFGGRVWCESEEGQGATFLFTLPQAESH; from the coding sequence ATGGGGGTGACTCGACGGACCCTGGTGGGCCGGCGGGTCAAGGTGGGGCGGGGGAGCATCCTCGTCGTCGACGACGATCAGACGCTGACCTCCGCGCTCGGCACCTTCTTCGGCGATGCGGGATACGCGGTCACGGTCTTCCCCAGCGGTCGGGCCGCGATCAAGGCCCTTCGCGCCGTCCGTCCGTGGGTCGTGCTGCTCGATCCCCACCTGCCGGATCTCGACGGCCTCGAGGTCATGCGGCAGGCGCAGCGGCTCCCGCAGGCTCCGGACATCGTCGTCGCGACTGGCTCCGCAACGCCGGAGTCCACTCTGGTGGCCGCCGAGATGGGGGCGGCGGCGTATCTGGTCAAGCCCTTCGACCTCGCCCGCCTGGCGGAGCTGGTGGGCCGGCTCTGCGACAAACGCCGCCGCGTGCGCGAGAGCGACCAGCGGCCCGTCGCTCGGGAGCAGCAGCCGGACGAGATCGAGGTCGTCCTGGACATTGCCAAGGCCCTGGGCTCGACGCGCGAGCTCGCCTCCGTGCTGAAGGACATCGCGCGCAGAACGGCCCACGTCATGGGCGCCGAGCGCTGTTCGATCAGCGTCTTCAAGGAAGGCGGCATCCTGCCCGTCGTGTCCGAGTTCGCCGACGGCCACGTCGGCCCGGCCCGGCCGGGGAAGCTCGAGGGCCTGGCTGGGAAGGACATCGGGGAAGCGCCCGCTCTTCGGCTCGTGATCGAGCGGCGCAGCCCCGTGACGATCGACGACGTGGCGACGAGCGATCTGGCGCCCGATTCCTGGCGACGGGTCCTCAAGATGAAGTCCGTGCTGCTCATCCCTCTCCTGCGGAGCGACGAGGTCATCGGAATCTTGTCTCTGGACACCGTCACCGCGCGGCGCCGCTTCGCCGACCGCGACATCCGCCTGGCCGCGACGATCGCCAGCCATCTGACGCTGGCGATCGATAACGTCGAGTTCTTTCGACGGGCCGATGAGGAGCGGCGGCGGCTGGAGGTTCTGTACGACATCTCCCGCCGCCTGGCCGCTGTCCACGACACCGATCAGATCCTGACACTGATCGTCAACGAGGCCGAGCGGCTCCTGGGCGTCGAAGCCGCGGGGATCCGTCTCCTCGAGGGTGAGGACCTCGTCGTCCGGGCGCGGACCGAGTCGGCGGCGGCCATCATGTCGCGTCCGCGTCTCAAAGTGGGCGAGAGCCTGACCGGACAGGTGGTGGCCCAAGGCCGGCCGATCACGGTCGAGGACCTCGTCACCGACACGCGGTACGACCCGGCGCACAAGCGCGGCGCCCTGGCGCTGGGGTTCCACGGGTTCCTCGGTGTGCCCCTTCAGGTGCAGGGGACGGTGATCGGCGCCCTCAACGTCTATAGCCGGGGCCGCCGCCGCTTCACGCCCGACGAGATCTCGCTGCTCTCCGCCTGTGCCGACCAGGCGGCTATCGCCATCGAGAACGCCCGGCTCTACGACATCTCCCGGGCCCAGGTAAGCCGCATGCGGCGGCTGGCCGAGCTCAGCCAGCTCGTGACCTCCTCGCTGGACTTCCAGAAGGTCATGGATGTGGTGACACAGTCGGTGCTGGATCTGCTCCAGGCCGATCTGGTCCGCCTGTGGGTCGTCGACGAGGCCGGCGGGGTGCTGAGGATGGCAGCGTACAAGACGCGCGACGCCGCCGACATGGTCGAGGGCGGGGCGACCCCGATTCCGCTCGGGCGGGGAGTCCTGGGCTGGGTCGTCGAGCACCGGAGCAAGCGCTACTCCCCCAACCTGGCCGAAGAGGTCTTGATGGTCAACCGGTCGTGGGTGATCCAGCACGGGTATGTGGCCCACCTGGCGGTCCCCCTGATCGTCGGTGATCGCGCGGTCGGCGCGCTCTCCATGATGACCAAGACGGCGCGGCGGTTCACGCCGGACGAGGAGGAGCTGCTCGAGACCTTCGCGGCCAAGGCGGCGACGGCCATCGAGAACGCGCGCCTGCACGGCGAGACGGTGCGCCGCAGCCAGCAGCTCGACGCGCTCCTGAGCGCGGCGCGCGCCGTCATGGGCGGGCTCGACCTCCAGCGGGTGCTGGAGCGCATCATCGAGGAGGCGGCCCGCATCGCCCGGACTCCGCACGTGAAGGTCCTGCTGGTGGACAAGGCGGCCGGCGTTCTCCGGGTGGACGCCGTATCGGGGGCTCAGCTGCCGTCGGGGTACGAGCTGCCGCTCGACGCCAGCTATGCGGGAACCGTCGCCACCACCGGTGAGCCTCTGTTCGTCGCCGACGTCCAGGACGACCCGCGAAACCCGATCGCCCAGCGTGACCGCGAGCTGGGCATCTGCACGTTCCTCGGTCTACCCATCCGGAAGGGGGACGAGGTCCTGGGCGTGCTCGCCTTCAACACGACCGAGCCCCGCACCTACGGCCCCGAGGAGCTGACCTTCCTGGCCTCGTTCGCGGATCAGGCGGCGGTCGCCATCGACAACGCCCGGCTCTACGAGTCGCTGGAGCGCCGGCTCGGCCGCGTGCGCACGCTGAGCCGCCTGAACCAGCTCGTCTCCTCGTCGCTCGACATGGACGAGGTGCTGCGCGAGATCACGCTGGCGGCTGCTCACCTCATGGAGGCGACGCTCGCGTCCTTCTGGGTCGCCGACGAGACGCGGCGGACGCTGGAGCTGCTGGCCTTCTCCGACCCGATGCTGGGAGCCGACCTCCCGGTCAAGCGAATCACGTTCGCGGAAGGCGCCCTGGGATGGGTGGCGACGAATCGACAGACCGCCAACATCCCCGACGTGGCCGCCGACCACCGCGTGCTCTCCCAGGACTGGTGGAAGAAGCGCGGGCTCCACAGCTACCTCGCCGTCCCCGTCATCTTCGAGGGCTCGCTGTACGCCGTGCTGGCGCTGTACGGGCGCCGGCCCTTCCGGATCGAGCTGGACGACCGGGACCTCATCGACGGCTTCGTCGCCCAGGCCGCGGTGGCCATCAGGAACGCCAGGCTCTTCGCCGAGAGCGAGCGGCGTCGCTCCATCGCCGAGGCCCTGGCCGACGTGGGGCGCGCCCTGGCCCGGTCGCTGGACGTCGCCGTCATCAGCGAACGGATCGCGGAGAGCCTGCGCGGGCTGCTCCGCGCGCGATCCTCGGCGGTCTATCGCCTGGACGCCAAGTCCGGCGACCTGGTCGTCATGGCCGGCACCGGCATGCTGGCGACCATGTTCGAGCCCAACACCGTGCTTCCGGCGGGTAGCGTGGCCCACCTCGCGGTCGCGCAGCGCCGGCCGATCGCCACCTCCGACGTCCTCGACGACCCCCAGCTGGCGATCACCGCCGACGCCCGGGCGCGCCTGAAGCCGGATGCCCATCGATCGGCGCTGGCCGTGCCGCTGCTGGTCCACGAGACGGTGATCGGCGCCCTCGGCATCGGCGACGTCGAGGGCCGCCTGTTCGATGACGAGGAGCTCCGGCTGACCCAGGCCTTCGCCGACCAGGCCGCCATCGCCCTGGAGAACGCCCGCCTCTACGAGGAAGCCCACGCCCAGCGAAAGCAGCTGACACAGATCTTCGACTCCACCACCGACGGCATCATGTTCGTGCGCCCGGACGGGCGGATCGAGGCGGCCAACCGACGAGCCGCCGAGCTGCTCGGCATCGAGGACGACGCGGTCGTGGGCGCGGACCTCATCGGCCTCCTCGTGCGGCAGGCCGCCGCCGCCGAGGCCGACGATCTGTTCGCGGCGTCGCTCCGCTCGCTCTTCAACGACGTCGGCGGCGGCGAGGGCGATCTGACGATCGCCGCGCTCACGCGGGTGCTGCACTGGGTCGCCAAGCCCACGCGGGACGCCGCCGGCGACGTGGTGGGGCTGACGCTGACGCTGCAGGATGTGACGAAGGAGCGGGAGGTGAGCCAGATGAAGTCGGACTTCGTCTCCTTCGTCACCCACCAGCTCCGAACGCCACTCTCCGGCATCAAGTGGATGCTCGAGCTGGCCGGCCAGCAGGAACACATCCCCGCCGATACCCTGACCTACATCGAGGATGCCCATGGCGCCTCCGAGCGGCTCATCACGCTGGTCAACGACCTGTTGGATATCTCGCGCCTCGAGCGGGGACGGCTCGACGTACATCCACGGCCGACCGACTTGGCGGCGCTGACGGGGGAGGTGCTGGCCGAGGTGCGGCCGCTCGCCCAGGACAAGGGCCATCGCGTCTCCGTCTCGGCCCCGGCCGACCTGCCTCCGGTGCTCGCCGATCCGCGGCTGATGCGGCAGGTGATCCTGAACCTCGCCTCCAACGCCATCAAGTACACGCGGCCCGGTGGTGAGCTCGCCGTCCGGATGAGCCGCGAAGTGTCCTCGGTGCTGTGGGCGATCCAGGACAACGGCATCGGGATCCCCAAAGAGGCCCACCGTCGCCTGTTCGAGAAGTTCTACCGGGCCGACAACGTCTACACGATCGAAACGGAAGGCACCGGGCTCGGCCTGTACCTGGTGCGGTTGATCGTGGAGCGGTTCGGCGGGCGCGTGTGGTGTGAATCCGAGGAAGGCCAGGGCGCCACCTTCCTCTTCACCCTGCCACAGGCGGAGTCACACTAA
- a CDS encoding response regulator: MARRQRGTPSPGTRFLTTRESAERLGVTVNALKAWIREQRLPALRTPGGHHRIAENDLIAFQARLAENSRAPVSTRPRILVVDDDEALLSALKEALGGAIPDAVVQTATDGYEALMQVGAFRPDVLVLDIRMPRLDGFEVCRRLKAGRETASVRILAMTAYPEGQVRERIRQCGADDFLEKPFAIEKFRSSVITLLGKDAPA, encoded by the coding sequence ATGGCTAGACGGCAGCGGGGCACTCCATCCCCTGGGACTCGCTTCCTCACCACGCGCGAGTCGGCAGAGCGTCTAGGCGTCACCGTAAATGCACTCAAGGCGTGGATCCGGGAGCAGCGCCTCCCCGCGCTCCGAACGCCGGGGGGCCATCATCGGATCGCGGAGAATGACCTCATCGCCTTCCAGGCCCGGCTGGCCGAGAACTCCCGCGCTCCCGTTTCGACCCGGCCGCGCATTCTCGTGGTCGACGACGACGAGGCGCTGCTATCGGCGCTGAAGGAGGCACTAGGGGGGGCCATTCCCGACGCGGTCGTGCAAACGGCGACCGACGGCTACGAGGCCCTCATGCAGGTGGGCGCCTTCCGCCCCGATGTGCTCGTGCTCGACATCCGCATGCCGCGGCTCGACGGGTTCGAGGTGTGCCGCCGGCTCAAGGCCGGCCGCGAGACGGCGTCCGTCCGTATCCTCGCCATGACCGCCTACCCCGAGGGCCAGGTGCGCGAGCGGATTCGCCAGTGCGGTGCCGATGACTTCCTGGAGAAACCCTTCGCGATCGAGAAGTTCCGGTCCAGCGTCATAACGCTCCTGGGCAAGGACGCGCCCGCCTGA
- a CDS encoding cytoplasmic protein, giving the protein MNEREAFGEFEATTLFCPRCRRATPARRKLLLVLPTGRKYDYLCADCGSQVGAKTDNDSTDFYQTIAPRRPS; this is encoded by the coding sequence ATGAACGAGCGCGAGGCTTTCGGAGAGTTCGAAGCGACGACCCTGTTCTGCCCCCGATGCCGGCGCGCGACGCCCGCACGCCGGAAACTCCTGCTCGTGCTCCCGACCGGCAGGAAGTACGACTACCTCTGTGCGGACTGCGGTAGCCAGGTCGGAGCCAAGACCGACAACGATTCCACTGACTTCTACCAGACGATCGCACCGCGCCGCCCTTCCTGA
- a CDS encoding transglycosylase SLT domain-containing protein, with product MRRLSRALTLLAFGVAVALSGLALTKQVIAVAGEADAERLNRAILEYVAQRNPQAPISAFRNFPETLIAEAQRSNLDHCLALAQADVESEFKHDAVGAAGEIGLFQILPATAALFEFSVGPFRRPAIGKSKQDLGDLADPTVSTRFAMAYLRDIMARKPTIKDALTEYNGGPRGRHPHYYRMVMGAYVEVLERADLRCRFREAPKQTPLLTLLSRA from the coding sequence ATGAGGCGTCTCAGCAGAGCGCTAACGCTCTTGGCGTTTGGCGTCGCCGTTGCTCTCAGCGGATTGGCCCTCACGAAGCAGGTCATCGCGGTCGCCGGCGAGGCGGACGCCGAGCGGCTGAACCGCGCGATTCTCGAGTACGTAGCCCAGAGGAACCCCCAGGCCCCCATCAGTGCCTTCCGGAACTTCCCGGAGACGCTGATCGCGGAGGCCCAGCGCTCCAACCTCGATCACTGCCTCGCCCTGGCCCAGGCCGACGTGGAGTCCGAGTTCAAGCACGACGCGGTGGGCGCCGCCGGCGAGATCGGGCTCTTCCAGATCCTCCCCGCCACGGCCGCCCTGTTCGAGTTCTCGGTGGGTCCGTTCCGCCGGCCGGCGATCGGCAAGAGCAAGCAAGACCTGGGCGACCTCGCCGATCCCACGGTCAGCACGCGGTTCGCGATGGCCTACCTCAGGGACATTATGGCCCGCAAGCCGACGATCAAGGATGCGCTGACCGAGTACAACGGCGGCCCTAGAGGCCGTCACCCCCACTATTACCGGATGGTGATGGGCGCGTACGTGGAGGTCCTCGAGCGCGCCGATCTGCGTTGCCGCTTCCGGGAGGCACCCAAGCAGACGCCTCTCCTCACCCTGCTCTCGCGCGCCTGA
- a CDS encoding PaaI family thioesterase has product MRVAAPVPDMFRAYFATLEEQRWPAPPDNPFDNCFGCGPGHPTGLRVRCFKTDEGVASPILIPRRYDGPPGAAHGGIVAAYLDEVLGGAVVRATGRVAVTGELTVRYVEPVPTETPIVGHGSLLADHGRYVDVQGRLQEFGTNRLLATARGRFFPVRR; this is encoded by the coding sequence GTGCGCGTGGCCGCCCCGGTCCCCGACATGTTTCGCGCCTACTTCGCGACTCTCGAGGAACAGCGCTGGCCGGCCCCTCCCGACAACCCCTTCGACAACTGTTTCGGGTGTGGGCCCGGCCACCCCACCGGACTCCGTGTCCGGTGCTTCAAGACCGACGAGGGCGTCGCCTCGCCGATCCTCATCCCGCGCCGGTACGATGGGCCTCCGGGTGCCGCTCACGGGGGCATCGTGGCCGCCTATCTCGACGAGGTGCTGGGGGGGGCGGTGGTCCGCGCCACCGGGCGGGTCGCCGTCACCGGGGAGCTGACCGTGCGGTACGTCGAGCCGGTGCCGACCGAGACGCCGATCGTCGGTCATGGCTCGCTCCTCGCCGACCACGGACGCTACGTGGACGTGCAGGGGCGGCTTCAGGAGTTCGGCACGAACCGGCTGCTGGCCACTGCGCGGGGGCGGTTCTTCCCGGTCAGACGCTGA
- a CDS encoding cell envelope biogenesis protein OmpA: protein MRRPFAIILALVLALAGCARTQKPVLYPNAKLRQVGHEQAERDIGECRTLASQYVESTAAKDIGRGAAIGAAGGAAVGAVGGAVSGRGAGAGAAIGAATGATAGVVHGAVKQTAPSPVYKQFVNRCLRERGYDVLGWQ from the coding sequence ATGCGGCGCCCCTTCGCGATCATCCTCGCACTCGTGCTGGCCCTGGCCGGATGCGCCAGGACGCAGAAGCCGGTGCTCTATCCCAACGCCAAGCTCAGGCAGGTCGGGCACGAGCAGGCCGAGCGCGACATCGGCGAGTGCCGTACGCTGGCGAGCCAGTACGTCGAGAGTACGGCGGCCAAGGACATCGGCAGGGGCGCGGCCATCGGCGCCGCCGGCGGTGCCGCGGTGGGCGCGGTCGGAGGCGCCGTCAGCGGCCGCGGCGCCGGCGCGGGAGCGGCGATCGGCGCGGCCACGGGCGCGACGGCGGGGGTCGTGCATGGCGCGGTCAAGCAGACGGCGCCCAGCCCGGTCTACAAGCAGTTCGTCAACCGCTGCTTGAGAGAGCGGGGCTACGACGTCCTGGGCTGGCAGTAG
- a CDS encoding peptidyl-alpha-hydroxyglycine alpha-amidating lyase family protein, producing the protein MNYRPVVGWGRLPEGWSFVEATSVAVDAKDDVWVFNRGPHPVIQFDREGGFLRTWGEGVFRRPHGVTIGPDGTLWLTDDLHHTIRQFTPEGKLLLTIGDPDQPATLQGGQPFNRPTHVALCPKTGDIYISDGYGNSRVHKYDPKGRHLFSWGEPGTDPGCFNLPHNLATDSEGLLYVADRENHRVQIFDSKGHYLGQWNNLHRPCGLFADRRNGGLFYIGELPTHLAVNKAVPHLGARVSILSVKGELVGRIGGPFSGEKPGEFVAPHGCAVDSRGDLYVAEVSWTAQGSKESPPREIRSLQKLERR; encoded by the coding sequence ATGAACTACCGTCCGGTCGTGGGCTGGGGGCGTCTGCCCGAAGGATGGTCCTTCGTCGAGGCGACGAGCGTCGCGGTCGACGCGAAGGACGACGTCTGGGTCTTCAACCGCGGCCCGCATCCCGTCATCCAGTTCGACCGGGAGGGCGGCTTCCTGCGCACGTGGGGGGAGGGTGTCTTCCGGCGGCCGCACGGGGTCACGATCGGTCCGGACGGGACGCTCTGGCTCACGGACGACCTGCACCACACGATTCGCCAGTTCACGCCCGAGGGTAAGCTGCTCCTCACGATCGGCGATCCCGACCAGCCGGCGACGCTCCAGGGCGGCCAGCCCTTCAACCGGCCCACCCACGTGGCGCTCTGCCCCAAGACGGGCGACATCTATATATCCGACGGCTACGGCAACTCGCGCGTCCACAAGTACGACCCCAAGGGGCGGCATCTGTTCTCGTGGGGTGAGCCGGGCACCGACCCCGGCTGCTTCAACCTCCCCCACAACCTCGCCACCGACAGTGAGGGGCTCCTATACGTGGCCGACCGCGAGAACCATCGGGTCCAGATCTTCGATTCCAAGGGGCACTATCTCGGGCAGTGGAATAACCTCCACCGGCCGTGCGGTCTCTTCGCCGATCGCCGCAACGGCGGCCTGTTCTACATCGGCGAGCTGCCGACGCACCTGGCGGTCAACAAGGCGGTGCCCCACCTCGGCGCCCGGGTGTCGATTCTCTCCGTAAAAGGCGAGCTGGTCGGCCGGATTGGCGGCCCCTTCTCCGGGGAGAAGCCCGGGGAGTTCGTCGCCCCTCACGGCTGTGCCGTGGACTCGCGGGGCGACCTCTACGTGGCCGAGGTTTCGTGGACGGCGCAGGGCAGCAAGGAGAGCCCGCCCCGCGAAATCAGATCGCTCCAGAAGCTCGAGCGCCGCTGA